The genomic segment ctctcttcggtaggtactatgtgtttatgtgttttcgaacctatttttgtcaacttgcagGGGGAAAAAGACTAGAAGAGAAAGGATAATTCGACAAACGTCAAGATTTACagcaaaaatacaaacgacagtctcattcttatatgtaattgaagtaacttaggtaatatcaaacacaagtttaatggtaggGCTTACACTGCTTTTTGaatgtggtttgtttgctttttgtttttcgtttcttcgtAGTACTTAAATTTTATGTGATTTTTCTGGCATAATTTGAGTCCCAACTCTACACTGAAAGTGGCCGGTCAAAGAAATCAGGGCTAGCACTTTCTACGCTAAAcggaaaatgcttatttgcttgtcaagatccgcaaaaaaatatctcaaaccaatcttttttgccgtcgattgccgactttttgtgggacatttgtgggaccacatggctgttattgcatcatctctttcctgattggcttgattgacatgtcggatGCATGAATCCGCCTGGAGCAATCGCAAAGATCGCTGGGTATAATCGCTTGGTCCATGTGTAATGGGGGTGCAACGGCTCTTACTTGATTGGTTTACACGTTGTAAGGCTTGGACGTCTACACATTGGCATGTTGATAAATCCAGGTCCTTGTTCTTTCGCGCGCACCGTTTTACTACTCTTTGTGAGCAGGTGCACCCGCAGCTTTCCTCGTCCCATAGCCGAATCTGACCAAGGAAAAGAAAGAGACATTACGGTTGATGTTTTCTAGATTCTTTAAACCTTTATCCTTAAGCTAAATTTATACGGGCTTCGCTTTTCGTTTTGAATTTGTGAAACAAGGTGTGCAGCAGTGAAAACGTAACCGTAGCCGGCATCTGTTGGATTGTGGACTTAAACGCCGAGTGCCGCACTTCATCTGTAATAGGAGtgaaggggtgtgtgtgtgtgtgtggggggggggggggggtggaatGTGCATTACATTTTTAGAATTTGGTGACCTtgctgttaattttttttaattcagttGTGAGAAACGTGTTTGTTGTTTACCTTTGAGTCGTCGCCACATGGAATGGGAGCCCGGTTACATCTGCATTTACACAAATCCTTATCCCAACTGCAAAAGAAAACCCAAACTATTAAACCATATTTTCTAcatagtatatatatatatatatatatatatatatatatatatatatatatatatatatatatatatatatatatatatatatatatatattatagaACCACTATAGATACTTAGGAAAGGGGTGGGCTTCCTAAAAAACCCCACCACCCCATCACCGGTCATATAAGGTAGGTTCTGTTACACAATATGAAGCCCTTAAATTCCCTTCACTATGAATAAGTGGTCACAAAGACAGGGTTCTGTTACACTTATATGAAGCCCTTTTAACCTCCTCACCATGAATAAGTTGTCACAAAAGGCAGGTTCTCTACATATATAAACCCCTTAAAACTTCTTCACTCAGATTCAGTGGTCGCAAAAAGCAGGTTATGTTACACAGTATGAAGCCCTTAAATTCCCTTCACTATGAATAAGTGGTCGCGAAAGGCAGGTTCTGTTACACAGTATGAAGCCCTTAAATTCCCTTCACTATGAATAAGTGGTCAAAAAAGGCAGGCTCTGTCACTtacatgaaatatttttcacagGGCGCATCGGGGAGGTCACATGTACACCTGCATTGATTTTCATCAAATCTTTGGTGTTGGCTACAATCCATAGGAGAAGTAGTGCATCCACAATTGCACTTTGTGTGATTATACATCTTTAACCTCACCTAGAaacagaaataaaatttaaaggGGTCAAATAGTCCAAGACATCGACCTCAACGTTCCGCTGTACATTGTGCTAAATATTAATAAACGCCGCCCATATAAGCTCCATCTACGGCGCAGGTTTTATTTGAAGAGAAGATAATCAATCCTAAATGGTTAGAGCACTTTGTTTAAACAACATCTTCTTGAATCATAGAGAAAGTTAAGAAATTCCCGGAAACGACTTGTAATCTATGATTACAATTTACAACACCAGGAAAACGCCCCAGTTAGAGCATGTGAAATCAAATGACAATGCGGCGTCAAATCGAAAAGATGTATCATATATTTCATTCCCATCACATGTTCCACCACTTTTTTCAGGCATTACAATAAAAGAGAAATCcagagggttttttttcgcaagaaaactttaaaataacaatcttGGAATGAAGTCTGAGAAgttattgacaatatttgatCGAAATtctcttggttactcgctGGAGTTAGCTAATGGGAATGGGTGCTCTGTGTTCTGTGTGACTTGGGCGGGAGCGTAAGTGAAGCATTAAAGTGGCAGCGAGATTGTTTTCCTTTAAGTCATACCATTGATAGAGTTATCTCATCTAGTACATCAACGAAGACCTCTTCAGAGCTAATGTTACGGCAAGTGAGGATTTTCGGCGACCCCAAACATCCTCCGCCGCACTGGTAAATGAGTGCGAAGTACGGCAAGTACCGGTTATGGATAGGGTCGACTGGGAGAGCTTGAGGTCTCGTGGTACAGTAGGCTGGTTCCCCTATCCCTGAGCCCACAGCTGAGAGACAGGAAAAAAGGTATCCAATCAGTGGTGAAAGGCAAGGAGGGGTGGTGTCAAGTGGGGAGGAAATTGCGATGCGCTCTCTTAAATATCGGAGAAGGGAatagttaaaataaataactaggatcaatgataataatagGCGCCTCTCATTATGGACTGAATAACGCGACAGCTCTTGCTAGCGTTAATCATTTTTCGTTTCCCTTGGTATAAATTTACCttccaaaaaataagaaaCGTTAGAATTTGTTTCTCATTTTGGTTGTTAATCATTCTTGAGTATGTTCTCTTGTAAAAACTCTTTGATTATGATTCATATCAAACTATGATAAACTGATCGTCTAGTCTTTAATGTTCCAGTTGGCGGATCTAGTAACCTACCATTAAACCTCATAATCTTTTTATAAGCTCTTCTTATGGTTAATGAAATACAAAACGGAATAACGAGAGCATGCCGGACAGAAAAGTACCCAGCTTACTCAAAACCTGTCGGAAGACTAAAATCAGTTCAAGTTAGCGGATACTCGAGAGTTGGTGTTGGATTTACTCGAGTAAAAATGACAGACTGAATTAGGTCTAGATTCAACGTTAATCGAGCACAATTTGAGTTCTTCGAGTTTGAGGGGTGCTATTGTAAATTGTTAGGCGTACATACCGTATGCATTTGTGATGACAGTACCAACAAGGAGGAAGACTCCCACCGCCATGTTGGCGCGTCTGCTGTGTCTAGTGTCTGACATAACTATGTTCAAGGATGGTCGTGGGGAAGCTTAAATAGATCCTGATCATAGAAAGAGAAAGATATAAATTGATGTCACACAAGCTTTTAGCGGAAAAAGATCCGTTTCAGCCTTCTCCGGTTGTGGGTGTGTTCCTTAATAATATAAAGCATGCTAACAAATAAGTATATATCTAATGCATATTTTCACTCTAGAGAAAAAATTCCCACTGAAAGCTGATTGCAGTTGAAGCCGGGATAAAAGTACACTCTGGTATTATATATGATACTTCGATGTTTAAGCTTAACTTCCGTGAACACAAAAAGCATGAAAGCGCGCTCTGGTATTAAAATAGTCGTCAGAAAAATGTTCGGAGACAGAATAGAAGTCCCATTTTAGATAGGAGATACTGTAGTATTTTTCCAATTGGCTGCCACAGGAACAATTCTTGATACAGGAtattttttaatcaatttCATGTTTTTGCGATTTCTCGTTAGGGGTAAATctgatacctcccccccccccccccccccccccaaacacacacacacgcgaAAACTTTTTATGATAATTCCCAAGGACTCAGCCGAACATACGGAAGTACATTACATAGCTTTAGCTGATATCTATAAATACCCTTTGAATAAAACCGGGTGTAGATGTAGTACATTCTTGTGCAGCTATTGGCTCAAGTTTTTGTAAGAAGTCGCAGAAATGCTCGTTATCTGAAGTACATTGCagcccatcacttttgtaagcACTCACAAACATGCTTGACTTCACATGTTGTCAGGCTGTTATTCATTTAATTTGTTTACAGGCAAAGATGCATCCTCTTAGGTTAGGTATCGCAAGAAAGCACACACATTCAGATTAACCTTGTTTAAGACCGAAAAAGccgaaaattttgaaatactattttcatGTCCGTAACGCGAGAATTGAATAAAGAAATGGCGCCAAATAATTGATCACTCGCATTACTTACTTGTTATTTGGTTGCAAAGGAAACTAACCTACACATGTAGAAGTTGACGTTTTGTGGCGAAACCATTTTCGAGTAAATCTCAATCTTTGAAAACAATTTcccttattttatttgttttgtttgacgTTTACAGATATAAGAGAAGCCTAGTATGTCTTGCAGTCCAACAGGTACCCTAATTgaatttgaccaatcagaaaggTACCTTAATAACTGAATCTAACCAATCAACAGACAGCTGCTTGCTAGGATATCAAACAAGCTGTGAGTCTCAAAATCTATATGCAGTTTTTGTCGTTACATAATTCTTTGGTAATTCCCTAAATAATACTtacattttaatatttaatgGAGGACGATTAGAAGGAATTACCTCTGGATTCAACAGTGGGCAACCCTGAGTACCAGAGCCTTCAAACTTcacgagagaagtctggaggctctgtcGCCAAGGGTGACAGTGGGCATGGTAAAGTTATAGAACTATAAAGTTGTATGGTGTTCGCAAAAAAACATGTACAATCCATTGTCACgaagaaatattttatacaaagaacttttatttttaactagCGGTGTCAATGTTATTAATGAAAGCTGTATGAAGGGAGATAATTACCAAATCAAGTAGCCGAAAACATTTGATTTGCAAATCGAAATCGAAATAGATTCTAGAGCGAAGAATGCGTGAAGGTATTACGTGACAGCGACGGAACAGTTGCGTTACAAATGATTTCCATGCACTCTCAAGATGTGACTCTGAGAAATCTATCTTTGATTATAAAGAGAAACTTTCTCATTCATTTTCAAGCTCTAAAGTATTTagtttccttttctttttgaaaGAGCGTGCGTATTTAATTGCGTTTTAGAGTTTCCAAGGAACCCTTCGTGGCTGGTTGGCTCCATAGAAAAGATAAATTATGCAGCTATTTAGACCTCAAGATCCATGCATATATCTATAAAATGTGTGCCATGAAATATACTATAAGTGATAAAGTGACATTGGAAAGTTTTTACCACGATTTTATGAGCTAAACAATGAGCTCCGGTGATCTTTACGACAGTATGCACGTATGACCAAAATATATCGAGAAATTCATGCTTTTGATATAGTTTTTTCACTAActtacatcatcaacaacatacAATCAAACTTTCAAAATAACGTGTAGcctgtttattatttttggcaTGCATGATATATAGTTCACAAGCGTATATTCAATGAATGAAT from the Nematostella vectensis chromosome 4, jaNemVect1.1, whole genome shotgun sequence genome contains:
- the LOC5502923 gene encoding uncharacterized protein LOC5502923 isoform X2; this encodes MSDTRHSRRANMAVGVFLLVGTVITNAYAVGSGIGEPAYCTTRPQALPVDPIHNRYLPYFALIYQCGGGCLGSPKILTCRNISSEEVFVDVLDEITLSMVRLKMYNHTKCNCGCTTSPMDCSQHQRFDENQCRCTCDLPDAPCEKYFIWDKDLCKCRCNRAPIPCGDDSKIRLWDEESCGCTCSQRVVKRCARKNKDLDLSTCQCVDVQALQRVNQSNESRDRMYITFLVLCGFCIIVLVCIMVHYIRKSRKHQHSTAEPFPTPLTKQVLSRSDSGNVSSCSHTSGDVRKLPEKTRLDSNSNGSIGRRIDPSRDAVRPPSYGVCVTLIGNPNSKST
- the LOC5502923 gene encoding uncharacterized protein LOC5502923 isoform X1 codes for the protein MSDTRHSRRANMAVGVFLLVGTVITNAYAVGSGIGEPAYCTTRPQALPVDPIHNRYLPYFALIYQCGGGCLGSPKILTCRNISSEEVFVDVLDEITLSMVRLKMYNHTKCNCGCTTSPMDCSQHQRFDENQCRCTCDLPDAPCEKYFIWDKDLCKCRCNRAPIPCGDDSKIRLWDEESCGCTCSQRVVKRCARKNKDLDLSTCQCVDVQALQRVNQSNESRDRMYITFLVLCGFCIIVLVCIMVHYIRKSRKHQHSTAEPFPTPLTKQVLSRSDSGNVSSCSHTSAGDVRKLPEKTRLDSNSNGSIGRRIDPSRDAVRPPSYGVCVTLIGNPNSKST